The Arachis hypogaea cultivar Tifrunner chromosome 16, arahy.Tifrunner.gnm2.J5K5, whole genome shotgun sequence genome contains a region encoding:
- the LOC140180204 gene encoding uncharacterized protein codes for METFKKALKDYFVFEEKDVLYIKNEKYRLRAACATEDCPWLIFISWNSASRCFQVKTLIDEHTCARDYGSNMADRDWVASKLIKRLLIHPDMKPRQAMDHMIEKYNVQLNHRMIARALKVAREVVIGNARAQYVKVRDYLSEIHRSNPGSTSLMETIPQPEALPLFDRLYISLDASKKGFIQAYAVVPNECKDTWKWFLTLLQDDLGLVTQHGWNFKSDQQKGLELAIKEVMPNADHRNCVLHIWKNFIKHFKDQQTKQMVWEAARCTTFQEFNACMEKMKKINHGAWEYLQRFDPAVWTKAYFSHGPKVDNITNKKKLPKTMHKKGNSDQQEQGKEIPISQNAPQADEVARDAMNLNQPPPQPCSTPNLSYAQRKKHPIVRPPTAPISAPPSFGQPTPQSVQAASGLRPYVPTGQAVNPRTTTANVPF; via the exons ATGGAAACGTTCAAGAAGGCTTTAAAAGACTACTTTGTATTTGAGGAAAAGGATgtgttatatattaaaaatgaaaagtaTAGGCTGAGGGCAGCATGTGCTACTGAGGATTGTCCATGGCTGATTTTCATATCCTGGAATAGTGCTAGTAGGTGTTTCCAGGTGAAAACTCTGATAGATGAGCACACCTGTGCCAGAGACTATGGCAGCAACATGGCAGATAGGGATTGGGTGGCATCGAAGCTCATTAAAAGACTACTTATCCATCCTGATATGAAACCAAGGCAGGCAATGGATCACATGATTGAGAAGTACAATGTGCAACTTAACCATAGAATGATTGCGAGGGCCTTAAAAGTAGCTAGAGAGGTGGTCATTGGTAATGCACGGGCACAGTATGTAAAAGTTAGAGACTACTTGAGTGAGATTCATAGGAGTAATCCCGGGTCCACATCATTGATGGAGACAATACCACAACCTGAAGCCCTCCCATTGTTTGATAGGTTATACATTAGCTTAGACGCTTCCAAGAAGGGTTTCATTCAAG CATACGCTGTTGTCCCTAATGAATGTAAGGACACCTGGAAGTGGTTCCTAACGCTGTTGCAAGATGATTTGGGGCTGGTGACGCAACATGGATGGAATTTTAAAAGTGATCAGCAAAAG GGGCTAGAGTTAGCTATCAAGGAAGTAATGCCGAATGCAGACCACCGCAATTGTGTGCTACATATTTGGAAAAATTTTATCAAGCATTTCAAAGaccaacaaacaaagcaaatggTATGGGAAGCAGCAAGATGCACAACATTCCAAGAATTCAATGCATGCAtggagaaaatgaagaaaatcaaTCATGGTGCATGGGAGTATCTACAGCGATTTGATCCGGCAGTGTGGACTAAAGCATATTTCAGTCATGGGCCGAAGGTGGATAATATAACCAACAAGAAGAAACTTCCAAAGACAATGCATAAGAAGGGTAATTCTGACCAACAGGAACAGGGAAAAGAAATTCCCATTTCACAAAATGCACCACAGGCAGATGAG GTTGCAAGAGATGCTATGAACCTGAATCAACCACCCCCACAACCCTGCTCCACCCCCAACCTCAGCTATGCCCAGAGAAAAAAGCACCCTATTGTTAGGCCCCCAACTGCTCCTATCTCAGCTCCACCTTCATTTGGACAACCTACTCCACAATCAGTTCAAGCAGCGTCAGGTCTTAGACCATATGTTCCAACTGGTCAGGCTGTGAACCCGAGGACAACAACTGCTAATGTTCCCTTTTAA